Proteins from a genomic interval of Lysobacter arenosi:
- a CDS encoding tetratricopeptide repeat-containing sulfotransferase family protein encodes MTATLASLWQQGETYARQGQWAAALKAYDGVLGHDPGHVMAMLRASRVALSLGRYRDSREYAMRALASRPSGDEPVLTLARALRMFNEPLALLECVEHSRWRERKSAQWLTEIAMLVSTIGENTLAMELLDLAVQRDPKHPPTRYFRGVVQMFFGEMDASQQELELCIGQLPTYAQAHWVLSRLRKQTAEKNHVDRMQALIPRIPVGSDSRVYLAFAMHNELHDLGRYDESWQALDHACRVKRQLTPHDRDDARRMYEGLMKLCDAGFVTPDAQAQATPPPYVPVFIVGMHRSGSTLLEQLLAGHPDVADGGETYSFTSQMRYFGDHRNKGVLDAELVRRAAGIDYAQVGQRFYEHTAWRSQGRAVLTEKLPSNFLNLGFIARALPHARILHMVRDPLDTCFSNLRTMFSDVNTFSYDQRELAQWYGQYHRLMAHWHEVMPGRVLDVHYDRLVADPEGVMRGVLDFCGLPWNAAATTLDREGGGAVATASSPQMRGGIIKNRGAAWAPYEGKLAALIEGLAPYRAAASPDLPA; translated from the coding sequence ATGACCGCGACCCTTGCCTCGTTGTGGCAACAAGGCGAGACCTACGCCCGTCAGGGCCAGTGGGCCGCTGCGTTGAAGGCCTACGACGGCGTGCTCGGCCACGATCCCGGCCATGTCATGGCGATGCTGCGGGCCTCGCGCGTGGCCTTGTCGCTGGGCCGCTACCGCGACTCGCGCGAGTACGCGATGCGCGCCCTCGCCAGTCGTCCCAGCGGCGACGAGCCGGTGCTGACGCTGGCGCGCGCGCTGCGCATGTTCAACGAACCGCTGGCACTGCTCGAATGCGTCGAACACTCGCGCTGGCGCGAGCGCAAGTCGGCGCAGTGGCTGACCGAGATCGCGATGCTGGTCAGCACCATCGGCGAAAACACGCTGGCGATGGAACTGCTCGACCTGGCGGTACAGCGCGATCCCAAGCATCCGCCGACGCGCTATTTCCGTGGCGTGGTGCAGATGTTCTTCGGCGAGATGGACGCCTCCCAGCAGGAGCTGGAGCTGTGCATCGGGCAGCTGCCGACCTATGCGCAGGCGCACTGGGTGTTGTCGCGCCTGCGCAAGCAGACCGCGGAAAAGAACCACGTCGATCGCATGCAGGCCTTGATCCCGCGCATCCCGGTGGGCAGCGACAGCCGTGTCTACCTGGCGTTCGCGATGCACAACGAGTTGCACGACCTGGGTCGCTACGACGAGTCCTGGCAGGCACTCGACCACGCCTGCCGGGTCAAGCGCCAGCTGACGCCGCACGATCGCGACGATGCCCGCCGCATGTACGAAGGCCTGATGAAGCTGTGCGATGCCGGCTTCGTCACGCCCGACGCGCAGGCCCAGGCGACGCCACCGCCGTATGTGCCGGTGTTCATCGTCGGCATGCACCGCTCCGGCAGCACGCTGCTGGAGCAGCTGCTCGCCGGTCACCCGGACGTGGCCGATGGTGGCGAGACCTACTCGTTCACTTCGCAGATGCGCTACTTCGGCGACCACCGCAACAAGGGCGTGCTCGATGCCGAACTGGTGCGGCGCGCCGCCGGCATCGACTACGCACAAGTCGGCCAGCGCTTCTACGAGCACACGGCCTGGCGCTCGCAGGGCAGGGCGGTGCTGACCGAGAAGCTGCCGTCGAACTTCCTCAACCTGGGCTTCATCGCCAGGGCGCTGCCGCACGCGCGCATCCTGCACATGGTGCGCGACCCGCTCGACACCTGCTTCTCCAACCTGCGCACGATGTTCTCCGACGTCAACACGTTCTCCTACGATCAGCGCGAGCTGGCGCAGTGGTACGGCCAGTACCACCGCCTGATGGCGCACTGGCACGAGGTGATGCCGGGACGCGTGCTCGATGTCCATTACGACCGGCTGGTCGCCGACCCCGAGGGCGTGATGCGCGGCGTGCTCGATTTCTGCGGACTGCCCTGGAATGCCGCCGCCACCACCCTCGACCGGGAGGGCGGCGGGGCCGTGGCCACGGCCAGCAGCCCGCAGATGCGCGGCGGCATCATCAAGAACCGCGGTGCCGCCTGGGCCCCTTACGAGGGCAAGCTGGCGGCGCTGATCGAAGGGCTGGCGCCGTACCGCGCCGCCGCCTCGCCGGACCTTCCCGCCTAA
- a CDS encoding TonB-dependent receptor plug domain-containing protein, with amino-acid sequence MTLHTTKLRDAISVSLALGTTTLAATSAVQAQETEGQEATTLDRIEVTGSRIKRADIETSQPIFSLSRDDIAAQGLTSVGDVIQNITANGSTLNTTFNNGGNGDTGVSLRNLGANRTLVLVNGRRWVGGASGTGLGGQVDLNSIPTAAVERIEVLKDGASAIYGSDAIAGVVNVILRQNFEGAEANAYLGMFDKGDGMRQSYDFTIGTTSDRFAAMLGFGYVKEDPVMAGDRYISKEPIYTTGAALGGSSTTPDGNFSVNFGDCFTASGAPSRCRPDGTTGSFTYNPGSGDPLAWRNFTGNDIYNFAPDNYLITPQERRSVFGNASVEITDNVRFKTTITYNERQSEQLLAAMPVTLGVPVEGTNAGNVVISADNLYNPFGTDIDWVQRRVVETGGRSFSQDVRTFAMNAGFEGTLTFSDKYYDWEAGYFYGRNKANNTTLGLFNVISLDAALGPSMLDATGNPVCVGTPGDLSTTVAGCVPLNLLGGRGSVTQDMLDYTTFTAHDEYSYTQKTYYANIGGDLFDLPGGPLGFSVGLEHRTEDGYDSPDALINSGNTTGNARTATNGGYDVDEAYLELAIPVLADVPGAKLLDFSVATRYSDYSNFGDTLNSKFGFRWKPIEDLMIRGNWSEGFRAPSIAELFAGQADSFPQLSDPCNQANFGNQTAPAQARCIAEGVAPGGYAQSNTQIRITVGGNPDLLPEKAESTTVGFVYSPSYVEGLDVSLDWWKIKIEDAITTIGGAQIIQQCIDSGGAGPTCDLYSRRSDGEILSLLNTTTNIGGTKVEGYDMTVSYRLPEYSWGKISFTWDTTYLSEFLNDSDGDGRYGEDILRTPAIGAAMEFNEGGNLVGEYDGPNLLNYWRIRSNLATRWEHGDWGATWNVRYFSDQTEPCQTFEDYGYGWLCTTTDRFVGVPTDSNGNGVWDGEAGGDSITQVAANEHHIGATTYHDVSVYWNAPWNAKVTLGINNIFDKNPPIAFTAFANSFDPQYEIPGQFFYMRYSQKF; translated from the coding sequence ATGACCTTGCACACAACAAAGCTCCGGGACGCCATCAGCGTTTCGCTCGCCTTGGGCACCACGACCCTCGCAGCAACGAGTGCAGTACAAGCGCAGGAAACCGAAGGCCAGGAAGCCACCACCCTCGACCGCATCGAAGTAACCGGTTCGCGCATCAAACGCGCCGACATCGAGACCTCGCAGCCGATCTTCTCGCTCAGTCGCGATGACATCGCCGCACAGGGCCTGACCTCCGTCGGCGACGTGATCCAGAACATCACGGCCAACGGCTCGACACTCAACACCACCTTCAACAACGGTGGCAACGGCGACACCGGCGTAAGCCTTCGCAACCTCGGTGCCAACCGCACCCTGGTGCTGGTCAACGGCCGTCGCTGGGTCGGCGGCGCCAGCGGCACCGGCCTGGGTGGCCAGGTCGACCTGAACTCAATTCCGACCGCGGCAGTGGAGCGCATCGAAGTGCTGAAGGACGGCGCTTCGGCGATCTACGGCTCCGACGCCATCGCCGGCGTCGTCAACGTGATCCTGCGCCAGAACTTCGAAGGCGCAGAGGCCAATGCCTACCTTGGCATGTTCGACAAGGGCGACGGCATGCGCCAGTCGTACGACTTCACCATCGGCACCACGTCCGACCGCTTCGCGGCGATGCTGGGCTTTGGCTACGTCAAGGAAGACCCGGTCATGGCCGGTGACCGCTACATTTCCAAGGAGCCCATCTACACCACGGGCGCGGCACTGGGCGGCAGCTCCACCACGCCCGACGGCAACTTCAGCGTGAACTTCGGCGACTGCTTCACCGCCAGTGGCGCGCCCTCGCGCTGCCGTCCCGACGGCACCACCGGCAGCTTCACCTACAACCCCGGCAGCGGCGATCCGCTGGCCTGGCGCAACTTCACCGGCAACGACATCTACAACTTCGCGCCGGACAACTACCTGATCACGCCGCAGGAGCGCCGCTCGGTATTCGGCAATGCGTCGGTCGAAATCACCGACAACGTCCGCTTCAAGACCACCATCACCTACAACGAGCGTCAGTCCGAACAGCTGCTGGCGGCCATGCCGGTCACGCTCGGCGTGCCGGTCGAGGGCACCAACGCCGGCAACGTAGTCATCAGCGCCGACAACCTCTACAACCCGTTCGGCACCGACATCGACTGGGTGCAGCGGCGCGTGGTGGAAACCGGCGGCCGTTCGTTCAGCCAGGACGTGCGCACGTTCGCGATGAACGCCGGCTTCGAAGGCACGCTGACCTTCTCCGACAAGTACTACGACTGGGAAGCCGGCTATTTCTACGGGCGCAACAAGGCCAACAACACCACCCTGGGCCTGTTCAACGTCATCTCGCTCGACGCCGCACTTGGCCCATCGATGCTCGACGCGACCGGCAATCCTGTCTGCGTCGGTACTCCGGGTGACCTGAGCACGACCGTTGCCGGTTGCGTCCCGCTGAACCTGCTCGGCGGCCGCGGCTCGGTTACCCAGGACATGCTCGACTACACCACCTTCACCGCGCATGACGAGTACAGTTACACGCAGAAGACCTACTACGCCAACATTGGCGGTGATCTCTTCGACCTGCCCGGCGGCCCGCTCGGGTTCTCCGTCGGCCTTGAACACCGCACCGAGGACGGCTACGACTCCCCGGATGCCCTGATCAATTCCGGCAACACCACCGGCAACGCGCGCACCGCGACCAATGGCGGTTACGACGTCGACGAAGCGTACCTGGAGCTGGCGATTCCGGTGCTGGCGGACGTGCCCGGCGCCAAGCTGCTGGACTTCAGCGTGGCCACGCGCTACTCGGACTACAGCAACTTCGGTGACACGCTCAACAGCAAGTTCGGGTTCCGCTGGAAGCCGATCGAAGACCTGATGATCCGCGGCAACTGGTCGGAGGGCTTCCGCGCACCGTCCATCGCCGAACTGTTCGCCGGCCAGGCCGACTCGTTCCCGCAGTTGAGCGATCCTTGCAACCAGGCCAACTTCGGCAACCAGACCGCCCCGGCGCAGGCACGCTGCATCGCCGAAGGCGTGGCGCCCGGCGGCTATGCGCAGAGCAACACGCAGATCCGCATCACCGTCGGCGGCAACCCGGACCTGCTGCCCGAGAAAGCCGAGTCGACCACGGTAGGCTTCGTCTACAGCCCGAGCTACGTCGAAGGCCTGGACGTTTCGCTTGACTGGTGGAAGATCAAGATCGAGGACGCCATCACCACCATCGGTGGCGCGCAGATCATCCAGCAGTGCATCGATTCGGGCGGTGCCGGCCCGACCTGCGACCTCTACAGCCGCCGCTCCGACGGTGAAATCCTGTCGCTGCTCAACACCACCACCAACATTGGCGGCACCAAGGTCGAAGGCTACGACATGACCGTCAGCTACCGGCTGCCGGAATATTCCTGGGGCAAGATCAGCTTCACCTGGGATACGACCTACCTGTCGGAATTCCTCAACGACTCCGACGGTGACGGCCGCTACGGCGAGGACATCCTGCGCACGCCGGCGATCGGTGCGGCGATGGAGTTCAACGAAGGCGGCAACCTGGTCGGCGAGTACGACGGCCCGAACCTGCTCAACTACTGGCGGATCCGGTCCAACCTTGCCACCCGATGGGAGCATGGCGACTGGGGCGCGACCTGGAACGTGCGTTACTTCTCGGACCAGACCGAACCCTGCCAGACGTTCGAGGACTACGGCTATGGCTGGCTGTGCACCACGACCGACCGCTTCGTCGGCGTGCCCACCGACAGCAATGGCAACGGCGTGTGGGACGGCGAGGCCGGCGGCGATTCGATCACCCAGGTGGCTGCCAACGAGCACCACATCGGCGCCACCACCTACCACGACGTGAGCGTCTACTGGAACGCGCCGTGGAACGCCAAGGTCACCCTCGGCATCAACAACATCTTCGACAAGAACCCGCCGATTGCCTTCACGGCGTTCGCCAACTCGTTCGATCCGCAGTACGAGATCCCGGGCCAGTTCTTCTACATGCGCTATTCGCAGAAGTTCTGA
- a CDS encoding TetR/AcrR family transcriptional regulator produces MSSTAHPKQDRPGQARNGGSGTERTGRLSADDWAQAALDLIAEQGVAAVAVEPLARRLGVTKGSFYWHFPSRDALLVAALERWEKVEQETVFGQLEPISDPRERLRALFTLVAHEFKSHVIYSELLKALDHPAVQPVIGRVSERRLDYLTASFRQAGLARTDAQHRARLLYAAYVGFLQLNLQLHQARMQHDEFEAYVEHMMATLIPSS; encoded by the coding sequence ATGAGCTCGACCGCGCACCCCAAGCAAGACCGACCCGGACAGGCCCGTAACGGCGGCTCCGGAACCGAACGCACCGGTCGCCTCAGCGCAGACGACTGGGCCCAGGCCGCGCTCGACCTGATCGCCGAACAGGGAGTCGCCGCGGTTGCGGTCGAACCGCTGGCACGCCGGCTGGGCGTGACCAAGGGCAGCTTCTACTGGCACTTCCCCTCGCGCGACGCCCTGCTGGTGGCGGCGCTGGAGCGCTGGGAGAAGGTCGAGCAGGAGACCGTCTTCGGCCAGCTCGAACCCATCTCCGACCCGCGTGAGCGCCTGCGCGCGCTGTTCACCCTGGTCGCGCACGAGTTCAAGTCGCACGTCATCTATTCCGAGCTGCTCAAGGCGCTCGACCATCCGGCCGTGCAGCCGGTGATCGGTCGCGTGTCCGAGCGCCGCCTGGACTACCTCACCGCATCGTTCCGCCAGGCCGGCCTGGCCCGGACCGATGCCCAGCATCGCGCCCGCCTGCTCTACGCCGCCTATGTCGGCTTCCTGCAGCTGAACCTGCAGCTGCACCAGGCGCGCATGCAGCACGACGAATTCGAGGCCTATGTCGAGCACATGATGGCCACGCTGATCCCTTCTTCTTGA
- a CDS encoding RNA polymerase sigma factor, giving the protein MLTVVTEILTDAPAASDDGADERGLVAAAARGEVRAFESLYRRHAGRVHGVIARLVGNQGARAEDLTQEAFVRAWQALPAFRFESAFSTWLHRLAVNTALMEMRSRRSRPQDDGDSDEEVFDLLGSTDSAGHTTALTMDLERAVATLPPRARAVLVLYDVEGWKHEEIAAELGMAVGSSKAQLHRARGLLRERLGGHA; this is encoded by the coding sequence ATGCTGACCGTCGTGACCGAAATTTTGACTGATGCCCCTGCCGCCAGTGACGACGGCGCCGACGAACGTGGCCTGGTGGCCGCGGCCGCGCGTGGCGAAGTGCGGGCCTTCGAGTCCCTGTATCGGCGCCATGCCGGTCGCGTCCACGGTGTCATCGCCCGCCTGGTCGGAAACCAGGGGGCGCGGGCCGAGGACCTGACGCAGGAAGCATTCGTCCGGGCGTGGCAGGCGTTGCCGGCGTTCCGATTCGAGTCGGCGTTCTCGACCTGGCTGCATCGCCTGGCCGTCAACACCGCCTTGATGGAGATGCGCAGTCGCCGCAGCCGGCCGCAGGACGATGGCGATTCCGACGAGGAGGTCTTCGACCTGCTCGGCAGCACCGACTCGGCCGGTCACACGACCGCGCTGACGATGGACCTGGAACGTGCCGTGGCAACACTCCCGCCCAGGGCCCGTGCCGTCCTCGTGCTGTACGACGTGGAAGGATGGAAGCACGAAGAGATCGCCGCCGAACTGGGCATGGCGGTCGGCAGTTCGAAAGCGCAATTGCACCGCGCGCGTGGCTTGTTGCGCGAGCGGCTAGGAGGACACGCATGA
- a CDS encoding DUF4097 family beta strand repeat-containing protein yields the protein MEGSLGQGVEKLEIEGDGEHLTVRVKYPNRSGMGMFGGGDKSEPTDLRLTVPVRADLDIDVVSADVTVEGIASRELSIDSVSGEVTVAGAPTEASVDTVSGDLMLTLNSNRVRAESVSGDLTLRGRMNGEVDVETVSGRIDVAVLQNRLQRLSGSSVSGDIRVSTGLANNGRITIDTVSGDLELVMPRDLSANVRGESFSGDLTAPGAQVIRPKHGPGASFEHRYGGGDGDISLETFSGDATLQLD from the coding sequence ATCGAGGGCAGCCTCGGCCAGGGCGTCGAGAAGCTCGAGATCGAGGGCGACGGCGAGCACCTGACGGTGCGCGTGAAGTACCCCAATCGCAGCGGCATGGGCATGTTCGGCGGCGGCGACAAGAGCGAGCCGACCGACCTGCGCCTGACGGTGCCGGTGCGCGCCGACCTCGATATCGACGTGGTCTCGGCCGACGTCACCGTCGAAGGCATCGCTTCGCGCGAATTGTCGATCGACAGCGTCAGCGGTGAGGTCACCGTCGCCGGTGCGCCGACCGAAGCCAGCGTCGACACCGTCAGTGGCGACCTGATGCTGACCCTCAACAGCAACCGCGTGCGTGCCGAATCGGTCAGTGGCGACCTCACGCTGCGCGGTCGCATGAACGGCGAGGTCGATGTCGAAACGGTGTCCGGCCGCATCGATGTGGCGGTGTTGCAGAACCGCCTGCAGCGGCTGTCGGGTTCGTCGGTGTCGGGAGACATCCGCGTCTCGACCGGGCTGGCCAACAATGGCCGCATCACGATCGACACGGTCAGCGGCGACCTCGAGCTGGTGATGCCGCGCGATCTGTCGGCCAATGTCCGCGGCGAGAGTTTCAGTGGCGACCTGACCGCCCCGGGCGCCCAGGTCATCCGTCCCAAGCACGGCCCCGGCGCGAGCTTCGAGCACCGCTACGGCGGTGGCGACGGCGACATCAGCCTCGAAACGTTCTCGGGCGACGCCACGCTGCAGCTCGACTGA
- a CDS encoding putative 2OG-Fe(II) oxygenase, with amino-acid sequence MPRPSRSELQAMPYQLNPLFAVPFAQDTLPDAEAVNAQLKTLLLAREGEGARYANPNPSLKQQTGVFESDFNLFAWPEACVQQLRQFCWTTLGRTIAELNGYSAQEMQRLQIFSHTWFHVTRNGGFTILHTHPMASWSGVYCVDPGQTPDDRPESGVLRFHNPHHYSNLFLDPGNARLREPYHHGTWNVRFQPGQLVLFPSWLQHEVMPFYGNDERITVAFNCWFGMKDA; translated from the coding sequence TTGCCGCGTCCATCCCGCAGCGAACTGCAAGCGATGCCCTATCAGCTCAATCCGCTTTTCGCCGTCCCCTTCGCCCAGGACACGCTGCCCGATGCCGAGGCGGTCAATGCCCAGCTAAAGACGCTGTTGCTGGCGCGGGAAGGCGAAGGCGCGCGCTACGCCAATCCCAATCCGTCGCTGAAGCAGCAGACCGGCGTCTTCGAGAGCGACTTCAACCTGTTCGCTTGGCCCGAGGCCTGCGTCCAGCAGTTGCGCCAGTTCTGCTGGACCACGCTCGGCCGCACCATCGCCGAGCTCAACGGCTACAGCGCGCAGGAAATGCAGCGCCTGCAGATCTTCTCGCACACCTGGTTCCATGTGACCCGCAACGGCGGTTTCACGATCCTCCACACCCACCCGATGGCGTCATGGTCCGGGGTGTACTGCGTCGATCCGGGCCAGACGCCCGACGATCGTCCGGAATCGGGGGTGTTGCGGTTCCACAATCCGCACCACTACAGCAACCTGTTCCTCGATCCGGGCAATGCGCGGCTGCGCGAGCCGTACCACCATGGCACCTGGAATGTGCGCTTCCAGCCGGGCCAGCTGGTGCTGTTCCCGTCGTGGTTGCAGCACGAGGTCATGCCGTTCTACGGCAACGACGAACGCATCACCGTTGCCTTCAACTGCTGGTTCGGGATGAAGGACGCCTGA
- a CDS encoding 2OG-Fe(II) oxygenase, whose translation MTDNPAALAASRELLIDGRPLRVFDGHLPNVGDYVRGLAKAAFTRTEIARPETAEHKHWATEVKLEALLQQPIFDITRRAVLGFTTSTHGYRPYRAYTNVASFGDMLFSHTDCLPDQHDLTALWYLCEKWDLEWGGETMFFDAQDEVAAAIQPRPGRLVIFDGAIKHVGRPPNRVCYAPRYTFAIKLERLAAGR comes from the coding sequence ATGACCGACAACCCCGCCGCGCTCGCGGCCAGTCGTGAACTGCTGATCGACGGCCGCCCGCTGCGGGTGTTCGACGGGCACCTGCCCAATGTCGGAGACTACGTGCGCGGCCTTGCCAAGGCCGCGTTCACGCGCACCGAAATCGCCCGGCCGGAAACGGCCGAGCACAAGCACTGGGCCACCGAGGTCAAACTCGAGGCGCTGTTGCAGCAACCGATCTTCGACATCACCCGGCGTGCCGTGCTCGGCTTCACCACGTCGACGCACGGATACCGTCCGTATCGGGCCTACACCAATGTCGCCTCCTTCGGCGACATGCTCTTCAGCCATACCGACTGCCTGCCTGACCAGCACGACCTCACCGCGCTGTGGTACCTGTGCGAGAAGTGGGACCTGGAGTGGGGCGGCGAAACGATGTTCTTCGACGCCCAGGACGAAGTCGCCGCAGCGATCCAGCCCAGGCCCGGCCGTCTGGTGATCTTCGACGGTGCGATCAAGCATGTCGGGCGCCCTCCCAACCGCGTCTGCTACGCGCCGCGGTACACGTTCGCGATCAAGCTCGAGCGTCTGGCCGCGGGCAGGTGA
- a CDS encoding phosphoenolpyruvate carboxykinase (GTP), whose product MVKLNEQTHPDSWLHRSHPDDVARVEHLTFVCTSEQEDAGPNNHWMSPADGHKQMDALFEGCMQGRTMYVIPYCMGPIDSPLSRCGVEITDSPYVVANMRIMTRMGAPALARIEREGTFVRGLHSIGELDPERRFIMHFPEELTIKSFGSGYGGNALLGKKCHALRIASHQARSEGWLAEHMLILGLENPQGETHYVAAAFPSACGKTNLAMLIPPEGYRAQGWKVWTVGDDICWMRPGADGRLYAINPEAGFFGVAPGTSDKSNPNALASIQHHTIFTNVGVTADNQPWWEGLDNGQAPVTDWRGNPYDAAKGPAAHPNSRFTVSAKQCPSYSEQAENPAGVPISAIVFGGRRASLVPLVFEARDWAHGVLVGAAMGSETTAAATGAVGVMRRDPMAMKPFCGYNFADYFSHWLSFDKAGAKLPKIFHVNWFRKGDDGKFLWPGFGDNLRVLEWMIQRVKGEAGSVETPIGHLPAEGDLNLDGITLGEEAREKLFGFDHAGWKAEFASIGEYLDEYGPRMPQALKDEQQRIAQDLAG is encoded by the coding sequence TTGGTCAAGCTCAACGAGCAGACCCATCCGGACAGCTGGCTGCACCGCTCGCATCCCGATGACGTCGCCCGCGTCGAGCACCTGACCTTCGTCTGCACCAGCGAGCAGGAAGACGCCGGCCCGAACAACCACTGGATGTCGCCGGCCGACGGCCACAAGCAGATGGATGCGCTGTTCGAAGGCTGCATGCAGGGCCGCACCATGTACGTGATCCCGTACTGCATGGGCCCGATCGACTCGCCGCTGTCGCGTTGCGGCGTGGAGATCACCGACAGCCCATACGTGGTCGCCAACATGCGCATCATGACCCGCATGGGCGCACCGGCGCTGGCGCGCATCGAGCGCGAAGGCACCTTCGTGCGCGGCCTGCATTCGATCGGCGAGCTCGATCCGGAGCGTCGCTTCATCATGCATTTCCCGGAAGAGCTGACGATCAAGTCGTTCGGTTCCGGCTACGGCGGCAACGCGCTGCTTGGCAAGAAGTGCCATGCCCTGCGCATCGCCTCGCACCAGGCCCGTTCGGAAGGCTGGCTGGCCGAGCACATGCTGATCCTCGGCCTGGAGAATCCGCAGGGCGAGACGCATTACGTCGCCGCGGCATTCCCGTCGGCCTGTGGCAAGACCAACCTGGCCATGCTGATTCCGCCGGAGGGCTACCGCGCCCAGGGCTGGAAGGTGTGGACGGTCGGCGACGACATCTGCTGGATGCGCCCCGGCGCGGACGGCCGCCTGTATGCGATCAACCCGGAGGCCGGTTTCTTCGGCGTCGCGCCGGGCACTTCGGACAAGTCCAACCCGAACGCACTGGCCTCGATCCAGCACCACACGATCTTCACCAACGTCGGTGTCACCGCCGACAACCAGCCGTGGTGGGAAGGCCTGGACAACGGCCAGGCTCCGGTCACCGACTGGCGCGGCAATCCGTATGACGCCGCCAAGGGTCCCGCCGCACATCCGAACTCGCGCTTCACCGTGTCGGCCAAGCAGTGTCCGAGCTATTCGGAGCAGGCCGAGAACCCGGCCGGCGTGCCGATCAGCGCGATTGTTTTCGGTGGTCGCCGCGCTTCGCTGGTGCCGCTGGTGTTCGAAGCACGCGACTGGGCGCACGGCGTCCTCGTCGGTGCCGCGATGGGCTCGGAAACCACCGCCGCCGCCACCGGCGCGGTCGGCGTGATGCGCCGCGACCCGATGGCGATGAAGCCGTTCTGCGGCTACAACTTCGCCGACTACTTCAGCCACTGGCTGTCGTTCGACAAGGCCGGCGCGAAGCTGCCGAAGATCTTCCACGTCAACTGGTTCCGCAAGGGCGACGACGGCAAGTTCCTGTGGCCGGGCTTCGGCGACAACCTGCGCGTGCTGGAGTGGATGATCCAGCGCGTGAAGGGCGAAGCCGGTTCGGTGGAAACGCCGATCGGCCACCTGCCGGCGGAAGGCGACCTCAACCTCGACGGCATCACGCTGGGCGAGGAGGCACGCGAGAAGCTGTTCGGCTTCGACCATGCCGGCTGGAAGGCCGAGTTCGCCAGCATCGGCGAGTACCTCGACGAGTACGGCCCGCGCATGCCGCAGGCACTGAAGGACGAGCAGCAGCGCATCGCCCAGGACCTGGCCGGCTGA